A window from Moritella yayanosii encodes these proteins:
- a CDS encoding ABC transporter permease, with protein MKQNYLIAFNSILNKEITRFTRIWVQTLVPPAITMSLYFVIFGNLIGSRVGQMEGFSYMAFIVPGLIMMSVITNSYSNVASSFYSAKFQGNIEELLVSPVPTYIIIAGYVGGGVIRGLLVGFIVTCVSLFFVPLQIHSIVVIVTTLLLTSILFSLAGLLNAIFAKSFDDISIIPTFVLTPLTYLGGVFYSTSLLPPVWETISHANPIIYMVSAFRNGFLGIDNIPLFYSFAVIIGFIAVLYALVYRLISKGVGLRS; from the coding sequence ATGAAACAAAATTATTTAATTGCGTTTAACAGTATTCTGAATAAAGAGATCACCCGTTTTACCCGTATTTGGGTGCAGACGTTAGTACCGCCTGCCATTACCATGTCGTTATATTTTGTCATTTTCGGTAACTTGATCGGTTCTCGCGTTGGGCAGATGGAAGGCTTTAGCTACATGGCCTTTATCGTGCCTGGCTTGATCATGATGTCGGTGATCACTAACTCGTATTCGAATGTGGCCTCGTCGTTTTACAGCGCCAAATTTCAAGGCAATATTGAAGAGTTATTAGTATCGCCAGTACCGACTTATATCATTATTGCCGGTTATGTCGGTGGCGGTGTTATCCGGGGGTTACTGGTTGGTTTTATCGTGACTTGTGTATCGCTGTTTTTTGTACCGTTACAAATTCATAGCATAGTAGTGATCGTGACGACGTTATTGCTTACGTCGATCTTATTTTCGTTAGCGGGTTTATTAAATGCTATTTTTGCCAAAAGTTTTGATGATATTTCGATTATCCCCACGTTTGTGTTAACGCCGTTAACCTATTTAGGCGGGGTGTTTTATTCAACATCACTGTTACCACCGGTATGGGAAACCATTTCACACGCCAATCCCATCATTTATATGGTCAGTGCATTCCGTAATGGTTTCTTAGGTATCGACAACATTCCATTATTCTATTCATTTGCTGTCATCATCGGGTTTATCGCTGTACTTTATGCATTGGTATACCGCTTGATCAGTAAAGGTGTAGGGCTAAGAAGTTAA
- a CDS encoding LPS O-antigen chain length determinant protein WzzB, translating into MNKQPQQAMSYDNNDEIDLFELFSTLWQQKLKIILTTIVFMLISLTYALNATETWSVSATVDTPTSQQVKQYNLNRIFVNAGISTLNKNAELNTAEQQVINISTNNNNNNNNNNNNNNNNNELPNIKELHELFVSEARMTTNQVKFFKMQPLFKAVVTEEQLDQVEQNNFAYDWVKNNITFTAENKKKVNFNDKIGTSISISAIKPQDALALNQAYLDFINEIMMDRIRDQISSDLTLAIQQLVNYEQSYVNYERVALEQQIYTLEQNINIAKQANIKNFVTQNISLQSAPEYAKGYEILAAEKLIFTLQLENYDSHSAAMSSNALLIKKWRNFNEIMQLDDFNFYRFTDEPKLPKTRDKPKRALILVLGTLLGLMLSVAYVLVMSAVGNHKKTKQA; encoded by the coding sequence ATGAACAAGCAACCCCAACAAGCTATGTCCTATGATAATAACGATGAGATAGATCTTTTTGAGCTATTTTCCACACTGTGGCAACAAAAGCTTAAAATAATTTTAACTACAATTGTATTCATGCTTATCTCACTTACTTATGCATTAAACGCCACGGAAACATGGTCAGTGAGCGCAACGGTCGATACGCCGACCTCACAACAAGTGAAACAATACAATCTTAATCGCATATTTGTAAATGCAGGTATTAGCACGCTCAATAAAAATGCGGAACTAAATACGGCAGAACAGCAAGTAATTAATATCTCGACTAACAACAACAACAACAACAACAACAACAACAACAACAACAACAACAACAACGAATTACCTAATATTAAAGAATTGCATGAATTATTTGTTAGTGAAGCGCGCATGACCACTAACCAGGTCAAGTTTTTCAAAATGCAGCCTCTGTTTAAAGCTGTTGTTACTGAAGAACAACTCGATCAGGTAGAACAGAATAACTTTGCTTACGATTGGGTTAAAAACAACATAACCTTTACAGCTGAAAATAAAAAGAAAGTTAACTTTAATGACAAAATTGGTACCAGTATAAGTATCAGCGCTATTAAACCCCAAGATGCACTAGCACTTAATCAAGCTTATTTAGATTTCATTAATGAAATAATGATGGACCGTATTCGCGATCAGATAAGTTCAGACCTAACATTAGCGATACAACAACTGGTTAATTATGAACAAAGTTATGTAAACTATGAGAGAGTTGCACTTGAGCAACAAATCTATACGTTAGAGCAGAACATTAACATTGCCAAACAAGCTAATATTAAAAACTTTGTCACGCAAAATATTTCATTACAATCGGCACCTGAATATGCCAAAGGTTATGAAATATTAGCCGCTGAAAAGTTGATATTTACACTACAACTCGAAAACTACGATTCTCATTCGGCAGCAATGAGCAGTAATGCATTATTGATTAAGAAATGGCGTAACTTTAACGAAATAATGCAACTTGATGACTTTAACTTCTACCGCTTTACTGACGAACCTAAGTTACCTAAAACTCGTGATAAGCCAAAACGAGCGCTTATTCTAGTATTAGGCACATTGCTTGGTTTGATGTTAAGTGTTGCTTATGTATTAGTGATGAGTGCGGTTGGTAATCATAAAAAAACAAAACAAGCGTAA
- a CDS encoding IS1634 family transposase: MKIMTISYSTKSLDHLGLVSGMCKDIGIAKFIDDAHPEQSKDKHISYGQLVEAMILNGLGFVGRTLHMYPEYFAERPVERLLGKGVKAEHINDDALGRCLDQLYETGVSELFQGLSARTISHLKLPCEGLNLDSTSIHVDGEYKDEDGNAAIQLVRGYSRDHRPELNQVVLNLITENQAGIPVYMQAASGNINDNEGFKNIVKQHVKSLKAAHNNRYFIGDAALYVAETIQSLDEQGQLFISRAPQKLKLVKDAISEQNNYHFTELGNGYSATWIDSNYGDVKQRWLLVFSEQAKKREQHTLDKRMLKDATAALKSLEKLSKQRFACHADAMKMLSIWMKSQASMSMSEIDVIEHPIFTKSGRPKTGQEPDGYEYQVTGLLASKLNFRERKLSEKGLFMLATNDCSDTLTMSKMLELYKSQQSVEKGFRFLKSPDFLTSSLYLKKAERIEALLMIMTCCLMVYAALEHKIREELRTKDVYFPNLKYKPCQNPTARWVFFCFQGIDILTLSEEPQLVLNIKERHRIIIDCMGPTYQQIYS; encoded by the coding sequence ATGAAAATTATGACCATATCATATTCAACAAAGAGTCTTGATCACCTCGGTTTAGTTTCAGGCATGTGCAAAGATATTGGTATCGCCAAGTTTATTGATGACGCACATCCCGAACAAAGTAAGGATAAGCACATTTCATACGGGCAACTCGTAGAAGCCATGATTTTAAATGGACTCGGTTTTGTTGGTAGAACATTGCATATGTATCCTGAATATTTTGCAGAACGGCCTGTCGAACGCCTTCTTGGTAAGGGTGTAAAAGCGGAGCATATTAATGACGATGCACTCGGTCGCTGTCTTGACCAACTCTATGAAACTGGCGTTTCCGAGCTATTTCAAGGACTGTCCGCCCGTACAATTTCACATTTAAAGCTTCCGTGTGAAGGGCTTAATCTGGACTCCACAAGCATTCATGTTGATGGTGAATATAAAGACGAAGACGGTAATGCAGCCATTCAACTAGTGCGAGGCTACAGCCGTGATCATCGCCCTGAATTGAATCAGGTGGTGTTAAACCTGATCACTGAAAATCAGGCCGGTATCCCCGTCTACATGCAGGCGGCAAGTGGCAATATTAACGATAATGAAGGTTTTAAAAATATCGTTAAGCAACATGTTAAAAGTCTTAAAGCGGCCCATAACAACCGCTATTTCATTGGCGATGCTGCATTATATGTCGCCGAAACGATCCAATCTCTCGATGAACAAGGCCAATTATTCATATCGAGAGCGCCGCAAAAGTTAAAATTAGTCAAAGACGCCATATCAGAACAAAACAATTACCATTTCACTGAGTTAGGAAATGGCTATAGCGCAACCTGGATAGATTCAAACTACGGTGATGTTAAGCAGCGTTGGTTGTTAGTGTTCAGTGAACAAGCAAAAAAACGTGAACAACACACATTAGATAAACGTATGCTAAAAGACGCCACTGCGGCATTAAAATCACTGGAAAAACTCAGTAAACAACGTTTTGCTTGTCATGCTGACGCAATGAAAATGCTGAGTATCTGGATGAAATCTCAAGCCAGTATGTCAATGAGTGAAATTGACGTTATTGAGCATCCAATTTTCACTAAAAGTGGTCGACCTAAAACAGGTCAAGAGCCGGATGGTTATGAATATCAAGTAACCGGTTTGCTTGCTTCAAAATTAAATTTTCGCGAACGTAAATTATCCGAAAAAGGGTTATTCATGTTAGCGACAAATGATTGTAGCGATACGTTAACGATGAGCAAAATGCTTGAACTATATAAGTCACAGCAAAGTGTGGAAAAAGGGTTTAGATTCTTAAAAAGTCCTGATTTTTTAACATCGTCATTATATTTAAAAAAGGCAGAGCGGATTGAGGCATTGCTGATGATCATGACGTGTTGCTTGATGGTATACGCGGCACTTGAGCATAAGATCCGAGAGGAGTTGAGAACTAAAGACGTATATTTTCCCAATTTAAAATATAAGCCCTGTCAAAATCCTACCGCCCGTTGGGTTTTCTTTTGCTTTCAAGGTATCGACATTTTAACTCTCTCAGAAGAGCCGCAATTAGTGCTGAATATTAAAGAGCGACATCGAATAATTATTGATTGTATGGGGCCGACATATCAGCAGATTTATTCATAA
- the trmB gene encoding tRNA (guanine(46)-N(7))-methyltransferase TrmB, whose protein sequence is MNTQQQTTPDEAAGNSREITTNQTGLNEHLDEVVLKHLKHKFRKPYRQHTVDAFKQMQAIVAVDPRPIIFDSCCGVGESTAKIAQLHPDCLVFGMDKSADRLDRNDQHRHAHQVDGQVYHLFQVDLNDLWRLAVDAGWQLHKHYILYPNPWPKAKHLQRRWHGAAVFPSILALGGELELRSNWALYLQEFQRALELAKVASELQTYTAAEATTPFERKYWASGQTSWQLLAKL, encoded by the coding sequence ATGAACACTCAGCAACAAACAACACCAGACGAAGCCGCTGGCAACTCCCGCGAGATCACCACCAACCAAACAGGCTTGAACGAGCATTTGGATGAAGTGGTATTAAAACATCTTAAGCACAAATTCCGTAAACCCTACCGCCAGCATACCGTGGACGCGTTTAAGCAGATGCAAGCGATTGTCGCTGTAGACCCGCGTCCAATCATCTTTGATTCTTGCTGTGGTGTCGGTGAAAGTACCGCCAAGATCGCGCAGCTGCACCCCGACTGTTTAGTGTTTGGTATGGATAAATCGGCAGACCGGTTAGATCGTAACGACCAACACCGTCATGCCCATCAGGTCGATGGTCAGGTTTATCATTTATTCCAGGTTGATTTAAACGATTTATGGCGTTTAGCGGTGGATGCCGGTTGGCAGTTACACAAGCACTACATCTTATATCCAAACCCTTGGCCAAAAGCCAAACATTTACAACGCCGCTGGCATGGCGCTGCAGTATTTCCGTCTATTTTAGCACTGGGTGGTGAATTAGAGCTGCGTAGTAACTGGGCGTTATATTTACAAGAGTTTCAACGTGCACTGGAGTTGGCGAAGGTTGCTAGTGAGTTGCAGACTTATACGGCAGCGGAAGCAACCACACCGTTTGAACGAAAATACTGGGCAAGTGGTCAAACTTCTTGGCAATTGTTAGCTAAATTATAA
- the yafN gene encoding type I toxin-antitoxin system antitoxin YafN has product MTIQTIYAEKTVSVTDVRKNPCQYFIEEPVAVLSNNKTAGYMVSKDMFESMLELIDSKLIQAKFRLSKDRLKELAVLNEEYLLSASDDDLNEFIE; this is encoded by the coding sequence ATGACAATCCAAACAATTTATGCTGAAAAAACCGTATCAGTCACTGACGTTAGAAAAAACCCGTGTCAGTACTTCATCGAAGAGCCAGTTGCAGTACTGTCGAATAATAAAACGGCTGGTTATATGGTAAGTAAAGACATGTTTGAGAGTATGCTGGAGCTGATTGATAGTAAATTAATTCAAGCTAAGTTCCGCTTATCTAAAGATAGGTTGAAAGAACTCGCAGTATTAAACGAAGAGTATTTACTTTCAGCTAGCGATGATGATTTAAATGAATTTATCGAATAA
- a CDS encoding type II toxin-antitoxin system YafO family toxin, protein MNLSNNIRIFKSRPLIESLNESELSSLVSDFKLYKLTGQLPDTFGCDVPYDHPNTMPTLKNEDVRHLHLLDEDMKWQVNKLQFYKTSDTHLVYCQGGVDENCYLLIAVLSPNAHEQARNNQVMFKIAIMAENFRRKF, encoded by the coding sequence ATGAATTTATCGAATAATATTCGCATCTTTAAATCGAGACCTTTAATTGAGTCATTGAATGAATCTGAGCTTAGTTCGCTTGTCAGTGATTTTAAGCTCTATAAATTAACAGGTCAGTTACCTGATACCTTTGGCTGTGATGTTCCTTATGATCATCCCAATACGATGCCGACATTAAAGAACGAAGATGTACGGCATCTCCATTTACTTGATGAAGATATGAAATGGCAGGTAAATAAGCTGCAATTTTATAAAACCAGTGATACACATCTAGTCTATTGCCAAGGTGGAGTGGATGAAAATTGTTACTTATTAATCGCGGTCTTATCTCCTAATGCTCATGAACAGGCTAGAAATAATCAAGTTATGTTTAAAATAGCTATAATGGCAGAAAACTTTAGACGTAAATTTTGA
- a CDS encoding SLBB domain-containing protein translates to MRQDEIVTDFEFETLDNNANFGSNDKTNLGNVESLLAQAAKIRNILLAPILAKLKLQAQFGEQPQIVEIRGNVRFPGLYPKTSNMSLTELIDAAGGLSAKAYTDKIEVSRLNTATAHVQLEQLDVNLSQGRFMLNNADVATVYTKPGWTDNNKVMLLGEVMFPGEYNIKRGETIENVINRAGGFTQFAYPDGAVLSRESLKIAEQESNARLAENLRKEISAMSLRRTSKTLSNQSSPTEALKIADELSNTEALGRLIIDLPDIMAGDESVDVAMEDGDILYVPPLRNVINVVGEVYSASAHVFNHKLTLHDYIQRSGGSKSQADTDHMYVIRANGSITVADSSFWFTRSTVELQPGDTIVLPIDAEYLDGITTISAASEILYQMGVAVQAIKP, encoded by the coding sequence GTGCGTCAAGATGAGATTGTAACCGATTTTGAGTTTGAAACGTTGGATAACAACGCTAATTTTGGTTCGAATGACAAAACCAATTTAGGTAATGTTGAGTCATTATTGGCGCAAGCGGCGAAAATACGAAACATATTATTAGCGCCTATTTTAGCGAAATTAAAACTGCAAGCGCAGTTTGGTGAGCAGCCTCAAATTGTTGAAATTCGTGGTAATGTACGCTTTCCGGGTCTATACCCAAAAACCAGTAATATGTCGTTAACAGAATTAATTGATGCTGCAGGTGGTTTGTCGGCGAAAGCGTATACTGACAAAATAGAAGTCAGTCGATTAAATACAGCGACTGCGCATGTTCAGCTTGAACAGCTAGACGTTAACTTATCGCAAGGCCGTTTTATGTTAAATAATGCCGACGTTGCCACTGTTTATACTAAACCAGGTTGGACAGATAATAATAAAGTTATGTTGTTGGGTGAAGTGATGTTCCCCGGTGAATACAACATTAAACGCGGCGAAACAATTGAAAACGTCATTAATCGGGCTGGCGGTTTTACTCAGTTTGCTTATCCAGATGGTGCGGTGTTATCACGAGAGAGTTTAAAAATTGCAGAACAAGAAAGTAATGCACGCTTAGCTGAAAACCTACGTAAAGAAATTTCTGCGATGTCGTTACGTCGAACTTCAAAAACATTGAGTAACCAAAGTAGTCCAACAGAAGCGTTGAAAATTGCCGATGAGTTATCAAATACTGAAGCATTAGGGCGCTTGATTATTGATTTACCCGACATTATGGCTGGTGATGAGAGTGTCGACGTCGCGATGGAAGATGGTGATATCTTGTATGTGCCACCACTGCGCAATGTGATTAATGTTGTGGGTGAGGTGTATAGCGCCAGCGCGCATGTATTTAACCATAAGCTAACGTTGCATGATTATATCCAGCGTTCTGGTGGTTCTAAATCACAAGCCGATACCGACCACATGTATGTGATCCGTGCCAACGGTAGCATTACTGTCGCAGACAGTTCATTTTGGTTTACGCGTAGTACAGTTGAATTACAACCAGGTGATACGATTGTGTTGCCAATCGATGCTGAATACTTAGACGGTATTACTACTATCTCTGCCGCGTCTGAAATCTTGTATCAAATGGGTGTTGCTGTTCAAGCAATCAAACCATAG